In the genome of Desulfofarcimen acetoxidans DSM 771, one region contains:
- the proB gene encoding glutamate 5-kinase: MKLKNRDFSRVKRLVVKVGSSSLAHATGKLNLYQFEQLAVQLADLHNQGKEILLVTSGAVGAGLGKLGLRRRPKTMPEKQAAAAVGQGVLMQMYEKFFAEYGVTVGQVLLSREDFSDRRRFLNARNTMYALLGMGVIPIINENDTVSIEEIRLGDNDTLSALVTGLVDAELLVLLSDIDGVYTADPRKDPAAVIISEIDEINEQVESLAGGAGSGLGTGGMTTKLQAAKIAMRSGAAMVIARAAEKNIIRRVVTGEPLGTVFCPGNKLDNKKHWIMYSSAVQGKISIDEGASRALVKNGKSLLPSGVVKVEGVFEMGNTVCISGPDGRQIARGITNYAAEELKKIMGKKTSEIAVVLGSKDYDEVIHRNNLVLDC, encoded by the coding sequence ATGAAATTGAAGAACAGGGATTTTTCCCGTGTTAAGCGGTTAGTGGTCAAGGTTGGTTCCAGTTCACTGGCCCATGCTACCGGGAAATTAAATTTATATCAATTTGAGCAATTGGCTGTCCAGTTGGCTGATTTACATAATCAAGGCAAGGAAATTCTGCTGGTGACCTCCGGGGCAGTGGGGGCCGGCCTGGGCAAGCTGGGCTTGCGCCGGAGACCCAAGACCATGCCGGAGAAGCAAGCTGCTGCGGCGGTTGGCCAGGGCGTGCTGATGCAGATGTATGAGAAATTTTTTGCCGAATACGGGGTTACGGTAGGTCAGGTTTTGTTAAGCCGTGAAGATTTTTCTGATCGCCGTAGATTTCTCAATGCGCGTAATACCATGTATGCTTTGCTCGGTATGGGAGTTATCCCGATTATTAATGAAAATGATACCGTTTCCATAGAGGAAATAAGGCTGGGTGACAATGACACCCTGTCGGCTCTGGTTACCGGTCTGGTGGATGCGGAGCTGTTGGTGCTGCTTTCCGATATTGACGGTGTTTATACAGCGGATCCCAGAAAAGACCCTGCCGCCGTTATTATCAGTGAAATCGACGAAATCAATGAGCAGGTGGAGAGCCTGGCCGGCGGGGCCGGTTCGGGTTTGGGTACCGGAGGCATGACTACCAAGCTGCAGGCAGCCAAAATCGCTATGCGCTCCGGCGCGGCCATGGTCATAGCCAGGGCGGCCGAAAAGAATATAATTCGGCGCGTCGTGACCGGCGAACCTCTGGGTACCGTATTCTGTCCGGGCAACAAGCTGGACAATAAGAAACATTGGATTATGTACAGTTCAGCCGTGCAGGGTAAAATATCAATTGACGAGGGAGCGTCCCGCGCTCTGGTAAAAAACGGTAAAAGCCTTTTGCCTTCCGGTGTGGTCAAAGTGGAAGGTGTTTTCGAGATGGGCAATACGGTATGCATCAGCGGGCCTGACGGCAGGCAGATTGCCCGTGGCATTACCAATTATGCGGCTGAAGAATTAAAAAAAATAATGGGCAAAAAAACCTCAGAAATCGCCGTTGTGCTTGGCAGTAAGGACTATGATGAGGTAATACATAGGAATAACCTGGTGCTGGATTGTTAG
- a CDS encoding RNA recognition motif domain-containing protein produces MARTLYIGNLPWSTKAEDLEEAFSKYGDVINARVISDRETGRSRGFGFVEVNDEDVEKFIAAMNGTDLGGRVISVNEAKARE; encoded by the coding sequence TTGGCCCGTACACTGTATATAGGCAATCTGCCCTGGTCTACAAAAGCAGAGGATTTAGAAGAAGCTTTTTCAAAATATGGTGACGTAATAAACGCTCGCGTAATAAGCGACCGGGAAACCGGGCGTTCCCGTGGTTTTGGCTTCGTAGAGGTCAATGATGAGGATGTGGAAAAGTTTATAGCGGCTATGAATGGAACAGATCTAGGCGGTAGAGTTATATCTGTCAATGAAGCCAAGGCGAGGGAATAA
- the rpmA gene encoding 50S ribosomal protein L27, protein MAHKKGVGSSRNGRDSKPKMLGVKCGDGQLVTAGSIIVRQRGTKIHPGRNVGRGGDDTLFATADGFVAFERKGRDKKQVSIIIPEAAV, encoded by the coding sequence TTGGCTCATAAGAAAGGTGTAGGCAGTTCACGTAACGGCCGGGATTCCAAGCCTAAAATGCTGGGCGTAAAGTGTGGTGACGGTCAATTAGTGACTGCCGGAAGTATTATTGTTCGTCAAAGAGGAACTAAGATTCATCCTGGGCGCAATGTCGGCAGAGGTGGCGATGACACTCTGTTTGCCACTGCTGACGGTTTTGTAGCCTTTGAGCGTAAAGGTCGCGACAAAAAGCAGGTTTCTATTATTATACCGGAAGCCGCTGTTTAA
- a CDS encoding thiolase family protein encodes MAREVVIVAAKRTPIGDFLGSLKDVPAVDLGMTAAKAALEQAGVLPELVEDVTAGMVYKQGVKGNPARQIQLGLQIPVETCACTVEQLCASGMRAFEIAAQQIMLGKSEISLTVGLESMSRVPYLMLSAREGMRMGDSKIYDALTHDALFDAFHNYHMGVTAENIAEKYSISREEQDQLAVTSHERACQAIAAGKFKEEIVPVEVKGKKAVTVVEHDEHPRQGLNMENLAKLKPVFTKDGTVTAGNASGINDGASAMVLMSAERARELGIKPLARLLATANVGVLPEIMGMGPAHAIPKVLKYAGLTLDQIDYFEINEAFAAQFLGVNRELQLPMDKVNANGSGIAIGHPVGCTGSRILVALIYEMSRRQARYGCASLCVGGGPAMAAVIERL; translated from the coding sequence ATGGCCAGAGAAGTTGTTATTGTCGCAGCTAAAAGAACTCCAATCGGTGATTTTTTGGGATCTTTAAAAGACGTGCCCGCTGTTGATTTAGGTATGACAGCCGCTAAGGCTGCCCTGGAGCAAGCAGGAGTTTTGCCGGAGCTGGTAGAGGATGTGACAGCCGGCATGGTTTACAAGCAGGGGGTTAAGGGCAACCCGGCCCGGCAAATCCAACTTGGCTTGCAGATTCCTGTTGAGACTTGTGCCTGTACAGTGGAACAGCTTTGCGCGTCCGGCATGAGAGCTTTTGAAATTGCTGCTCAACAAATAATGCTGGGCAAATCTGAGATAAGTTTAACGGTTGGCCTGGAAAGCATGAGCAGGGTTCCCTATTTAATGTTGAGTGCCCGTGAAGGCATGCGTATGGGAGATTCCAAAATCTATGATGCGCTGACCCATGATGCATTGTTTGATGCTTTTCATAATTACCATATGGGGGTTACCGCTGAAAATATAGCTGAAAAATACTCTATTTCACGTGAAGAGCAGGATCAACTGGCTGTAACCAGTCATGAACGGGCCTGTCAGGCCATTGCCGCAGGTAAATTCAAGGAAGAAATAGTGCCTGTAGAGGTTAAGGGTAAAAAGGCTGTTACAGTGGTTGAGCATGATGAACATCCCCGGCAGGGCCTGAACATGGAAAATCTGGCTAAATTAAAGCCTGTGTTCACAAAGGACGGTACTGTCACAGCCGGCAATGCTTCCGGCATAAATGACGGTGCTTCCGCTATGGTGCTGATGTCGGCGGAGAGAGCCCGGGAGTTGGGAATAAAACCGTTGGCCAGGCTCCTGGCTACTGCAAATGTAGGCGTGCTTCCGGAAATAATGGGCATGGGACCTGCCCATGCCATACCTAAGGTATTGAAATATGCCGGTTTGACATTGGATCAAATAGATTATTTTGAAATTAATGAGGCTTTTGCCGCGCAGTTTCTGGGGGTAAACCGCGAACTGCAACTGCCTATGGATAAAGTCAATGCTAACGGTTCGGGTATTGCTATCGGGCACCCTGTAGGCTGTACCGGCAGCAGGATTTTAGTGGCATTGATATATGAGATGAGCAGGAGACAGGCCAGGTACGGTTGTGCATCCCTGTGCGTGGGTGGCGGTCCGGCTATGGCCGCTGTCATTGAAAGGCTTTAA
- the obgE gene encoding GTPase ObgE translates to MFYDRAKIYVKGGDGGSGCVAFRREKYVPEGGPSGGDGGRGGSIIFVGDSGLNTLVDFRYHSHYKGNRGEHGQGKDMTGRSGEDRTLRVPVGTVIYNADTMELVADVVEHGQKVVVARGGRGGRGNARFATPNNKVPTAYEKGEPGQERWLRLELKLLADVGLAGFPNAGKSTVISRVSAAKPKIADYPFTTLVPNLGVVRVREGESFVMADIPGLIEGAHTGLGLGHEFLRHLERTRLIIHVLDMSGSEGRDPLEDFRIINRELRLYNEKLARRPQLVAANKMDLPDAAKNLDAFKDAFSGSYEIFPISAVTGEGLDRLVYRVAEMLPAIPREVLHQAEEEKTFRFENRDRFEIIREDGMFVVTGQEIERHVAMTDMENEDAVTRLQQIMSLMGLDKALRQAGAKEGDEVKIGNLVFDFSD, encoded by the coding sequence ATGTTTTATGATCGGGCTAAGATTTATGTAAAGGGCGGGGACGGCGGCAGCGGTTGTGTGGCTTTCCGCCGTGAGAAGTATGTGCCGGAAGGCGGTCCCTCCGGCGGGGACGGCGGGCGTGGCGGCAGTATCATTTTTGTGGGGGACAGCGGCCTCAATACTCTGGTGGATTTTCGCTACCATAGCCACTATAAAGGCAACAGGGGTGAACACGGCCAGGGTAAAGACATGACCGGTCGATCCGGCGAGGATCGCACTCTACGTGTGCCTGTCGGTACGGTAATATATAACGCCGACACTATGGAGCTTGTGGCTGATGTTGTGGAACATGGCCAGAAAGTTGTGGTGGCCAGAGGCGGTCGTGGCGGACGAGGCAACGCCCGTTTTGCTACGCCCAATAACAAGGTCCCCACTGCTTATGAAAAGGGTGAGCCGGGCCAGGAGCGTTGGCTCAGGCTGGAATTGAAATTGCTGGCCGATGTCGGCCTGGCGGGTTTTCCCAATGCCGGAAAATCTACTGTCATATCGAGAGTTTCCGCAGCCAAGCCTAAAATTGCCGATTACCCTTTCACCACCCTGGTGCCCAATTTAGGGGTCGTACGGGTTAGAGAGGGAGAAAGTTTTGTCATGGCCGATATTCCCGGACTAATTGAGGGAGCCCATACAGGTTTAGGACTGGGACATGAATTTCTGCGACATCTTGAGCGCACTAGACTGATTATCCATGTTCTGGATATGTCGGGCTCCGAGGGCAGAGATCCCTTGGAGGACTTTAGGATTATTAACAGAGAATTGAGATTGTATAATGAAAAGCTTGCCCGTCGTCCCCAGCTGGTGGCAGCCAATAAAATGGATCTGCCTGATGCTGCAAAAAACCTCGATGCCTTTAAAGACGCCTTCAGCGGTAGTTATGAAATATTTCCTATTTCCGCAGTAACCGGAGAGGGCCTGGATCGATTAGTTTATCGGGTGGCGGAAATGCTCCCGGCCATTCCCAGAGAAGTGCTGCACCAAGCGGAAGAGGAAAAAACCTTCCGTTTTGAAAACAGGGACCGTTTTGAAATCATCCGGGAAGACGGCATGTTTGTGGTGACAGGCCAGGAAATTGAGCGGCATGTGGCTATGACTGACATGGAAAATGAAGACGCAGTGACCAGGCTGCAGCAGATTATGAGCCTGATGGGATTGGATAAGGCTCTGCGGCAGGCAGGGGCTAAAGAGGGAGATGAAGTTAAAATCGGAAATCTAGTCTTCGATTTTTCAGATTAA
- a CDS encoding CBS domain-containing protein, with translation MAQSLQEIMSKNVATITPQQTVAEAAQLMSQHNIGSLPVVENGQCVGMLTDRDITLRAAAKGANAATTKVGAVMTKEVITAAPQMDVNEASKLMADKQIRRLPVVENNQVTGIVAIGDIAAQSIYQDEAGEALSDISKSPATLS, from the coding sequence ATGGCACAATCACTTCAGGAAATTATGAGCAAAAATGTTGCAACCATTACGCCTCAGCAGACCGTTGCGGAAGCGGCGCAGCTTATGAGCCAGCACAACATCGGTTCTTTACCCGTGGTAGAAAACGGCCAGTGTGTGGGAATGTTAACTGACAGAGATATTACTCTCAGAGCAGCCGCCAAAGGTGCCAATGCCGCAACTACCAAGGTAGGAGCAGTCATGACCAAGGAAGTTATAACGGCTGCACCGCAAATGGACGTGAATGAAGCTTCCAAGTTAATGGCAGATAAACAAATTCGCCGTTTGCCTGTTGTAGAGAATAACCAGGTGACCGGTATAGTGGCCATTGGAGACATAGCCGCACAGAGTATTTATCAGGATGAAGCGGGCGAAGCGCTTTCTGATATTTCGAAATCTCCCGCAACCTTGTCTTAA
- the nadD gene encoding nicotinate-nucleotide adenylyltransferase has protein sequence MKALGIMGGTFDPIHYGHLVAAEGVRHEFKLDKVIFVPSGRPPHKADNRITGPTHRLAMTELATASNPYFEVSSLEVNRPGLSYTIDTVLDFRSMYEPSELYFITGGDALLEILTWKDVDMLFSLCKFIGVTRPGYSFDNLGEKIPGLSADYINKIHIMEVPALAISSTDIRGRIRSGRPIKYLLPETVEHYISSCRLYR, from the coding sequence TTGAAAGCACTGGGTATTATGGGTGGCACCTTTGACCCTATTCACTACGGACACCTGGTCGCAGCCGAAGGAGTGCGACACGAGTTCAAACTGGACAAGGTCATATTTGTCCCTTCCGGCAGGCCGCCGCACAAAGCTGACAACAGAATAACCGGTCCTACTCATCGCCTGGCCATGACCGAACTGGCTACCGCTTCAAACCCTTATTTTGAAGTATCCTCGCTGGAGGTAAACAGACCCGGTCTTTCTTACACTATCGATACGGTTTTAGACTTCCGTTCCATGTACGAACCGTCAGAGCTATATTTCATAACCGGCGGCGATGCTTTGCTGGAAATATTAACCTGGAAAGATGTGGACATGCTTTTTTCCCTGTGCAAATTTATCGGAGTTACACGTCCCGGTTATAGTTTTGATAATTTAGGTGAAAAAATACCGGGCCTTTCGGCAGACTACATAAACAAAATTCATATTATGGAGGTTCCGGCCCTGGCCATATCTTCTACCGATATACGCGGGCGGATCAGGAGCGGGCGCCCCATCAAGTATCTTTTGCCGGAAACAGTGGAGCATTACATCAGCAGCTGCCGTTTATACAGATAA
- a CDS encoding phosphatase PAP2 family protein, protein MISSLNKLLELDSLLLEHVVYFERISILDHLLPWINCLAQGGLIWLLLMLYLAAFHSLKGRKIFFLGSISMLLAFAFSQGLNYLVHRPRPFNAISDVLPLANLLADKPAGYSFPSQQTALAFAAVTVLLSNCEKKIYKIFVFLLAALIGYSRVYAGLCYPLDVLGSAVLGSLCARYVMAKMSRIRRRTRKKRTYIVRKSNRQKLTEYN, encoded by the coding sequence ATGATTTCTTCCTTAAATAAACTGCTGGAATTGGACAGCCTGCTTTTGGAGCATGTTGTTTATTTTGAAAGAATAAGCATACTGGATCACCTGCTGCCATGGATCAACTGCCTGGCTCAGGGCGGGTTAATCTGGCTGCTATTAATGCTGTACTTGGCGGCTTTTCACAGCTTAAAAGGACGCAAAATTTTTTTTCTGGGCAGTATATCCATGCTTCTGGCCTTTGCTTTCTCCCAGGGGTTAAATTATCTTGTCCACAGACCCAGGCCATTTAATGCCATCAGCGATGTTTTACCCCTGGCAAACCTGCTGGCAGACAAACCTGCAGGATATTCCTTCCCTTCCCAGCAAACAGCCTTGGCCTTTGCTGCCGTAACTGTTTTGCTGTCTAACTGTGAAAAAAAAATTTATAAAATCTTTGTTTTTCTGCTGGCTGCTCTGATTGGCTATTCAAGGGTTTATGCCGGCTTATGTTACCCCCTGGATGTTTTGGGAAGCGCCGTGCTGGGAAGCTTATGTGCCAGGTATGTAATGGCGAAGATGAGTAGAATCAGAAGAAGAACACGTAAAAAACGCACTTATATTGTTAGAAAAAGCAACCGGCAAAAACTGACCGAATACAATTAA
- a CDS encoding PAS domain-containing protein, with the protein MLERRIKTQKIKSGQKKLLKAWENFVLNNKSKGMHDIPVLADWEECRKLKANPLEFDYKHILSKQELDDRIIRRAEFIEVSRPHLDIIEQTLRTQTSTYAIVLADEDGYCIDLRCENRCAGSGEEMYTRLGARCTESDVGNSGIGTALRTRRPVVVEGREHYNRQYHIWTDVGAPISDPCQQLTGVLSIAVINEYASPYTLSMAVATAKAIEAELVGRAYREKIREKNNALSILEQKYKFVLNSLRRGALVANIDSIVNYCNNSAAEIMRTKPENVVGKHLKEIFQLPEHNRVISNTLLKGTGVKNYRVTTGCLGNDIEIVIDTDLVFDDEKNIIGVVAIFDSLTDLKAGRINDDSDKVKGLEVETKEGLKLLVKWNNLRHELKMEKKVFAREVLQIHPNQYYAYENGSKIPTLPNILKLAGLTQKSVEDIYSLL; encoded by the coding sequence GTGCTTGAAAGAAGAATAAAAACACAAAAGATTAAATCAGGTCAAAAAAAGCTGTTGAAAGCCTGGGAGAACTTTGTACTGAATAATAAGAGTAAAGGCATGCATGATATACCGGTGTTGGCAGACTGGGAAGAATGCAGAAAACTCAAGGCTAATCCTTTGGAATTTGATTATAAACACATACTTTCCAAACAGGAGCTGGATGACAGAATTATACGCAGGGCGGAATTTATAGAAGTCAGCCGTCCGCATCTGGATATTATAGAGCAAACGCTGAGAACTCAGACATCAACCTATGCTATCGTACTGGCGGATGAAGACGGTTACTGTATTGATTTGCGCTGTGAAAACAGGTGTGCGGGCAGCGGTGAGGAAATGTATACCAGATTGGGTGCCCGCTGTACGGAGAGCGATGTCGGCAACAGCGGGATAGGCACGGCGTTGCGCACCAGGAGACCTGTGGTGGTGGAAGGCAGGGAGCACTATAACAGGCAGTATCATATATGGACTGATGTGGGAGCGCCTATAAGCGATCCCTGTCAGCAGCTTACCGGAGTTCTGAGTATAGCCGTTATAAATGAATATGCCAGTCCGTACACTCTGAGCATGGCGGTGGCGACTGCCAAGGCCATTGAAGCCGAGCTTGTGGGTAGAGCATACCGGGAAAAAATTAGGGAGAAAAATAACGCCCTTTCTATATTGGAACAAAAATATAAATTTGTTCTCAACTCACTGAGGCGCGGAGCATTGGTAGCCAATATTGATTCCATAGTCAACTACTGCAACAATTCCGCCGCCGAAATTATGCGTACTAAACCGGAGAACGTAGTGGGCAAGCATTTAAAAGAAATATTTCAGCTGCCGGAACACAACCGGGTGATCAGCAATACTTTGCTTAAAGGTACGGGAGTAAAAAATTACCGTGTTACTACGGGATGCCTGGGTAATGATATAGAAATTGTTATAGATACGGATCTGGTTTTCGATGACGAAAAAAATATAATCGGAGTTGTGGCCATTTTTGATTCATTGACTGATTTGAAGGCGGGGCGGATTAATGATGACTCGGATAAAGTTAAAGGCTTGGAAGTGGAAACCAAAGAGGGACTAAAGCTTTTGGTTAAATGGAATAATCTTCGTCATGAATTGAAAATGGAGAAAAAAGTCTTTGCCAGAGAAGTTCTGCAAATACATCCTAACCAGTATTATGCCTATGAAAACGGTTCAAAAATCCCAACATTGCCAAACATTCTGAAGCTGGCCGGTCTGACGCAAAAGAGTGTGGAGGATATTTACAGCCTCTTGTGA
- the rplU gene encoding 50S ribosomal protein L21, protein MYAIIETGGKQFKVQEGDTLYIEKLTAEDGEKVEIEKVLAVEKDGQLTVGSPFVAGAKVVLNVVRQGKGKKIIVFKYKSKKNYRRKKGHRQPFTQVTVEKILA, encoded by the coding sequence TTGTACGCTATTATTGAAACAGGCGGCAAACAGTTTAAGGTGCAGGAAGGCGATACCCTGTACATTGAAAAACTTACTGCTGAAGACGGCGAGAAAGTGGAAATTGAAAAAGTACTGGCTGTGGAGAAGGACGGGCAGCTTACCGTTGGTTCCCCTTTTGTAGCCGGTGCAAAGGTAGTTCTCAACGTAGTTCGCCAGGGCAAAGGCAAAAAAATCATAGTTTTTAAGTATAAGTCCAAGAAAAATTACCGCCGTAAGAAAGGTCACCGTCAGCCCTTTACCCAGGTTACAGTAGAGAAAATACTGGCCTAG
- a CDS encoding DVU0298 family protein gives MASKNEIIALLLAQNYEQLANLVSQKRGLLQYLQRLLYNRGELICWRAIEGIGWVADRLAGEDPEFVRDMLRRQMWSANDESGGIGWSAPEVMGEIIYHRPQMFQEFASIVISFLDETMLRRGVVWAAGRMAQALPELVKEAVPELSSLLEDPDPVIRGYTVRFLSIMGEQIDPVKLQMLAADEGVLHVYENGVLTETTVGSLAGAMKMLQ, from the coding sequence ATGGCTTCAAAGAATGAAATAATTGCTCTCTTGCTGGCACAAAACTATGAGCAACTGGCTAATCTGGTTTCCCAAAAAAGAGGTCTTCTGCAGTATTTGCAAAGGCTTTTATATAACCGGGGAGAATTGATCTGCTGGCGGGCTATTGAAGGAATCGGGTGGGTAGCGGACAGATTAGCCGGGGAAGATCCCGAATTTGTCCGGGATATGCTGCGCCGCCAGATGTGGTCGGCTAATGATGAGTCGGGCGGCATAGGCTGGAGTGCTCCCGAAGTAATGGGAGAAATAATCTACCACCGGCCGCAGATGTTTCAAGAATTTGCTTCCATAGTGATTTCCTTTCTGGATGAGACCATGCTGCGCCGGGGAGTGGTCTGGGCTGCGGGAAGAATGGCCCAGGCTCTGCCGGAGCTGGTGAAGGAAGCAGTACCCGAATTGTCTTCTCTTTTGGAGGACCCTGATCCGGTAATTCGGGGCTATACAGTTCGCTTTCTCTCAATCATGGGAGAGCAAATAGACCCGGTAAAGCTGCAAATGCTGGCGGCAGATGAAGGCGTGCTGCATGTTTATGAAAACGGTGTTTTAACTGAGACGACTGTGGGCAGTTTGGCTGGAGCAATGAAAATGCTTCAATAA
- the yqeK gene encoding bis(5'-nucleosyl)-tetraphosphatase (symmetrical) YqeK gives MEKTIIKKLSGMVNGFRLQHSLAVRDIAVEMARCFGADGQKANLAALLHDCARDFSPARLLSKARAAGINVTEVDEMLPELLHAPVGALLVQEEFGITDPEIIQAVSCHTVGAVKMTVLDKIIFIADLIEPSRKGDLDKVRQLAYTDLEEALLAAFDFTLQFIIKTGSVIDCRTVQARNEVLRQKTPFLKRKF, from the coding sequence ATGGAAAAGACAATCATTAAAAAGTTATCCGGCATGGTCAACGGGTTCCGGCTGCAGCACAGCCTGGCGGTAAGAGACATTGCCGTGGAAATGGCGCGCTGCTTTGGGGCAGACGGGCAAAAAGCTAATCTGGCTGCCCTGCTGCATGATTGTGCCAGGGATTTCAGCCCTGCCCGGCTGCTTTCAAAAGCCAGGGCAGCCGGCATAAATGTTACTGAAGTGGATGAAATGCTGCCGGAATTGCTGCATGCCCCGGTAGGCGCGCTGTTGGTTCAAGAGGAATTTGGCATAACTGACCCTGAAATAATTCAGGCAGTCAGCTGCCATACTGTAGGTGCGGTTAAAATGACTGTTTTGGATAAAATTATTTTTATAGCAGACTTGATTGAACCCAGCAGGAAAGGCGACTTAGATAAAGTCAGGCAACTGGCCTATACCGATCTGGAGGAAGCTTTGCTGGCCGCTTTTGATTTTACCCTGCAATTTATTATTAAAACCGGTTCAGTAATTGACTGCCGGACTGTTCAGGCAAGAAACGAAGTTTTAAGACAAAAAACACCTTTTTTGAAGAGGAAATTTTGA
- a CDS encoding Spo0B domain-containing protein encodes MQIKDLLKVIQAQRHDFLNHLQVISGLVQLGKIDRVNEYIGEVCMNMGLMSLVNRIKIPEISAALMIGHNLAFEQQVQVEYRLEDELGDTVLPAEMLADMLIHMQKIIFDLAAAAAEVSTVTLIMERLKNNYICRLQLKIPDEIPAATEQIFEELQQIAKVNMGLDNGRLEITNLNDTLELALIFRKVDINKMNG; translated from the coding sequence GTGCAGATAAAAGATTTGCTTAAAGTAATCCAGGCTCAGCGGCATGATTTTCTTAATCACCTGCAAGTTATTTCAGGATTGGTGCAGCTGGGCAAAATCGACCGTGTAAACGAGTATATAGGTGAAGTATGCATGAATATGGGGTTAATGAGTTTAGTTAACCGGATTAAGATTCCGGAAATTTCCGCGGCGTTAATGATCGGGCATAATCTGGCTTTTGAGCAGCAGGTTCAGGTTGAATACAGATTGGAGGACGAGCTTGGCGATACAGTTTTGCCGGCCGAAATGTTGGCCGATATGCTGATACATATGCAAAAAATAATTTTTGACCTGGCAGCTGCCGCTGCTGAAGTGTCTACTGTCACTTTGATTATGGAGAGGCTCAAAAACAATTATATCTGCCGCCTTCAGCTTAAAATTCCGGACGAAATCCCGGCGGCCACTGAACAAATATTTGAGGAATTGCAGCAAATTGCAAAAGTTAACATGGGTTTAGATAACGGCAGACTGGAAATAACTAATCTTAATGATACATTGGAGCTGGCTTTAATTTTTAGAAAAGTTGATATAAATAAAATGAATGGGTGA